The genomic segment CTTCGTATTGATCTACTGTTACCCCTAATAGTGGTGATTTTTCTAACGCCGTATATTGATATATCGTCGATTTAAACATCGGTACTTCTTCAATTGCTAATAACTCTCTTGCCTCTATTTCTTTGCTACTTGCCAACTTTTCCTTTCCTCCTGGTCTTCGTCTTGGTGGTGGGGTAATTGTCAACAGTGCTTTATAGTTAGCTTCATACTTGGACAATAGATCTCTTGTTTTTAGCAACGCATCTAAGTCCAGTGTTTTCGGCGGTGACGGTAAGATCAGCAAATCGTACATTTCCGCTGCTGCCTTGATCTCATCTTCTTCTGGTCTGGCTTTAGTGTCTGTTACTACATGAACCGCCTTCCTGACGTGCTTGACTGACCCTTCTAAATTACAGACCTCAAAATCTAAGATCCCTTTTTTCGCCCACTCGATTGCTGATGCATTTTTATCCGCATCGATCAATAAGGTTTTGCCAAACTTCTGCAAGTACGATGCTATATGTATCGCCGTTGTTGTCTTTCCGATTCCGCCTTTTAGTCCTATTAAACAGACATCCATTTTTTTGATTCTACTAGTTTATACCGCATCA from the Pleurocapsa sp. PCC 7319 genome contains:
- a CDS encoding ParA family protein; this translates as MDVCLIGLKGGIGKTTTAIHIASYLQKFGKTLLIDADKNASAIEWAKKGILDFEVCNLEGSVKHVRKAVHVVTDTKARPEEDEIKAAAEMYDLLILPSPPKTLDLDALLKTRDLLSKYEANYKALLTITPPPRRRPGGKEKLASSKEIEARELLAIEEVPMFKSTIYQYTALEKSPLLGVTVDQYEDQYSANAWECYEKLGMEIYSGEE